Proteins from a single region of Ensifer adhaerens:
- a CDS encoding class I SAM-dependent methyltransferase: MLREFYKKILKDHHQPVAIKTVADFEKTPVSYEQRITNENWTFDVKPRDESTGNEVAIDNMFVYKFLILERKLSAYKGMDYWDFIRHVVNTREYTRILSVGSGPCAVEMEIAEKFTKPYVIDCLDINENLIKDATRRAQERGMNLNPIVADLNEIEFKEKYDLVIICAALHHFVELETVLERFHDALADDGMFVTYEPVMRNGMFLWPATRFVLGLIFLALPARFRVNHQDYPGEKRVDRYYNEYDRSGWTFESIRSGEIPGLLPNYFKTVHFGRGMTFLRRVSDTLYGPNYRINEKKGDMRLANALCWIDRFFRATRLLKPEGLFYIGKRRA; encoded by the coding sequence TTGTTGAGGGAATTTTACAAGAAGATCCTGAAAGACCATCATCAGCCGGTCGCGATCAAGACCGTGGCTGACTTCGAAAAGACGCCTGTCAGTTATGAACAGCGCATCACCAATGAGAACTGGACCTTCGACGTCAAGCCGCGCGATGAGAGCACCGGCAACGAGGTCGCGATCGACAATATGTTCGTCTATAAGTTCCTGATCCTTGAAAGGAAGCTGTCAGCTTACAAGGGGATGGATTACTGGGACTTCATCCGACACGTCGTCAACACCCGCGAGTATACCCGGATCCTGTCAGTAGGAAGCGGGCCGTGCGCGGTGGAGATGGAAATCGCGGAGAAGTTCACTAAGCCCTATGTGATCGATTGCCTCGATATCAACGAGAACCTGATCAAGGATGCAACCCGGCGCGCCCAGGAACGGGGGATGAACCTCAATCCGATCGTGGCGGACCTGAACGAGATCGAATTCAAAGAGAAATATGATCTCGTCATCATCTGCGCGGCCCTTCACCACTTCGTCGAGTTGGAAACGGTTCTTGAGCGGTTCCACGACGCGCTCGCGGATGATGGCATGTTCGTCACCTATGAGCCGGTCATGCGTAATGGCATGTTCCTCTGGCCGGCAACACGCTTCGTGCTAGGGCTGATATTCCTGGCATTGCCTGCGCGCTTCCGCGTCAACCATCAGGATTACCCTGGCGAGAAGCGCGTCGATCGCTACTACAATGAGTACGACCGCAGCGGGTGGACCTTCGAAAGCATCCGATCAGGGGAAATCCCGGGCCTGCTTCCGAACTACTTCAAGACTGTCCACTTCGGCCGTGGCATGACGTTCCTGCGTCGGGTCTCCGATACGCTCTATGGCCCGAACTACCGCATCAATGAGAAAAAGGGCGACATGCGCTTGGCAAACGCCCTTTGCTGGATTGATCGGTTCTTCCGCGCTACCCGCCTGCTGAAGCCTGAGGGCCTTTTCTACATCGGGAAGCGGCGGGCTTAA
- a CDS encoding LysR family transcriptional regulator, translated as MQDLNDLGLFAAVVRNNGFSAAARDLNIPKSKLSKHVARLEEQLGVRLLERSTRKLRVTDIGRVFYEHCQGLLDGVAAAEAEIAAVRAEPSGTVRLACPLGFTPMLADILPAFHRRYPGVRLLITATNRRIDLIEERIDVALRARGQLDTDNQLIIRKFGEVRERLAASPTFLARSGEITIDNLSQQPTLSMNEQHPTDVWRLVSVDGNTTEISHRPIIGCSDFIILERAAIEGMGVALLPDHICERAFRAGVLVPVLPEWTSNDVVVHLVFPSRQGMLPATRALIDYLAENLLNALQKCREVPVRMGPSFDI; from the coding sequence ATGCAGGATCTGAACGATCTCGGGCTCTTTGCCGCCGTCGTGCGCAACAACGGCTTCAGCGCTGCCGCACGCGATCTCAATATACCAAAATCCAAACTCAGCAAACATGTGGCCCGCCTCGAGGAACAGCTCGGCGTGCGGTTGCTGGAGCGCTCAACCCGCAAGCTGCGCGTGACCGACATCGGCCGGGTCTTCTATGAACATTGCCAGGGGCTGCTCGACGGTGTCGCGGCCGCCGAAGCCGAAATCGCGGCTGTACGCGCTGAACCCTCGGGCACCGTCCGCCTCGCCTGCCCGCTCGGCTTCACCCCGATGCTTGCCGATATCCTGCCGGCGTTCCACCGGCGTTATCCCGGCGTGCGGCTACTGATCACCGCCACCAACCGCCGCATCGATCTGATCGAGGAGCGCATCGACGTGGCGCTTCGCGCTCGTGGCCAGCTCGATACCGACAATCAGCTCATCATTCGCAAATTCGGCGAGGTGCGGGAACGGCTTGCTGCAAGCCCGACATTCCTTGCCCGCTCGGGCGAGATCACGATCGACAACCTTAGTCAGCAACCGACGTTGTCCATGAACGAGCAGCACCCGACCGATGTCTGGCGGCTCGTCTCGGTCGATGGGAACACGACCGAAATCTCCCATCGGCCGATCATCGGTTGCAGCGACTTCATCATTCTCGAGCGTGCCGCCATCGAGGGCATGGGCGTGGCGCTATTGCCGGACCATATCTGCGAGCGGGCGTTCCGCGCCGGCGTGCTGGTGCCGGTGCTTCCGGAATGGACGTCGAACGACGTCGTCGTCCATCTCGTCTTCCCATCCCGCCAGGGCATGCTGCCGGCAACCCGGGCGCTGATCGACTATCTCGCCGAAAACCTTCTCAACGCCCTGCAGAAATGCCGAGAAGTTCCGGTTCGGATGGGGCCGTCGTTCGACATCTGA
- a CDS encoding FMN-dependent NADH-azoreductase: MNVLHIDSGILGDHSVSRRLTAALAAQVKADRPDAAVTYRDLAASSLPHLTGAQIMAPADLAGVDADLAADVKLGRDMLEEFLAADTVIIGAPMYNFGIPSQLKAWIDRVAVSGKTFRYTENGPEGLAKGKKIIVASTRGGHYSAGPAAVMDHQESYLKTVFGFLGVTDVEFVRAEGLNLSADSKQFAIAEAEKTIAEGSVLRLAS, encoded by the coding sequence ATGAACGTTCTTCATATCGACTCTGGTATCCTCGGTGATCACTCGGTTTCCCGTCGCCTGACGGCGGCACTTGCAGCCCAGGTCAAGGCAGACCGCCCGGATGCCGCCGTGACCTATCGCGACCTCGCCGCCAGCTCGCTCCCGCATCTGACCGGCGCCCAGATCATGGCCCCCGCAGACCTCGCAGGCGTGGACGCTGACCTTGCGGCCGACGTCAAGCTTGGCCGCGACATGCTCGAAGAATTCCTGGCAGCCGACACGGTCATCATCGGTGCCCCGATGTACAACTTCGGCATTCCGAGTCAGCTGAAAGCATGGATCGACCGCGTCGCCGTCTCCGGCAAGACTTTCCGCTACACCGAAAATGGTCCGGAAGGCCTCGCCAAGGGCAAGAAGATCATCGTCGCCTCGACCCGTGGCGGTCACTACTCCGCCGGTCCGGCTGCCGTCATGGACCACCAGGAATCCTACCTGAAGACGGTCTTCGGCTTCCTCGGCGTCACGGATGTGGAATTTGTCCGTGCCGAAGGCCTCAACCTCAGCGCCGACTCCAAGCAGTTTGCGATCGCCGAAGCTGAAAAGACCATCGCGGAAGGCAGCGTCCTTCGCCTCGCGAGCTAA
- a CDS encoding AprI/Inh family metalloprotease inhibitor, protein MIVAVALRVPMFRLLALSVACLGPHIAFAAGDIDPGIVAAQTGDYLVAPLDGADGCKLTLTADEAIGGYAVAGAESCAKSLPTLADVAAWNFDGNGGLLLIDVLRKVHARFEESEGSPLVTNGENGPRLALVPAVDGVWHLPAPENMKGAWQMKRPDGIVICQVSFLEAADGDGNLALSVGEPCDSVVRKLKLRSWTANGLGITLLGEDGSSLAFTATPSGFEKDRNEGGKPLLLIRN, encoded by the coding sequence ATGATCGTCGCAGTTGCGTTACGCGTTCCTATGTTTCGGCTGCTCGCCTTGAGCGTAGCATGCCTCGGTCCACACATCGCTTTCGCGGCCGGCGACATCGATCCCGGGATCGTCGCGGCGCAGACGGGTGACTATCTGGTCGCACCGCTCGATGGCGCCGACGGATGCAAGCTCACCCTTACCGCCGATGAGGCGATCGGCGGCTACGCAGTTGCTGGCGCCGAGTCCTGCGCCAAGAGCCTGCCAACCCTTGCCGACGTCGCCGCATGGAATTTCGACGGGAACGGCGGCCTGCTGCTGATCGACGTCCTGCGAAAAGTCCACGCCCGCTTCGAAGAGAGCGAGGGATCGCCGCTCGTGACCAACGGCGAAAACGGGCCTCGCCTGGCGCTCGTGCCTGCAGTGGACGGCGTTTGGCATCTGCCGGCACCGGAAAACATGAAAGGCGCGTGGCAGATGAAACGTCCGGATGGGATCGTCATCTGCCAGGTAAGCTTCCTGGAAGCTGCCGATGGTGACGGCAATCTCGCTCTGTCCGTGGGAGAACCATGCGATAGCGTCGTCAGAAAACTAAAACTGCGGAGCTGGACGGCAAACGGCCTTGGCATAACCCTGCTTGGCGAAGACGGCAGTTCGCTCGCTTTCACGGCCACACCTTCCGGATTCGAGAAAGACCGGAACGAAGGCGGCAAACCGCTGCTTCTGATCAGAAACTGA
- a CDS encoding TrmH family RNA methyltransferase — protein sequence MSKDRTGDKSAKDTHYANLRRAHRDAKRERGEIPTPKQEKRRKAPTDWKPPQLSPEEVLLYGLHTVRAALDNPARQIVRLSVTQNAAARLELDDLSALPFPVETVTPQDLDRILGPDAIHQGVMLETRPLPHRRLEALRDCPLILVLDQVTDPHNVGAIMRSAVAFDAGALITTMRHSPTESGVLAKSASGALEMIPYIQITNLGDAIEELHRLGFQTIGLDSEGPQPLEGTFSGEKIALVLGSEGKGLRQKTRSIVTDLARLDMPGAIKSLNVSNAAAIAMYAARQFLNR from the coding sequence ATGAGCAAAGATCGCACCGGCGACAAGAGCGCCAAGGACACCCACTACGCCAACCTCAGGCGCGCCCACCGCGACGCCAAGCGAGAACGTGGCGAAATCCCAACGCCAAAGCAGGAGAAGCGTCGCAAGGCGCCGACCGACTGGAAGCCGCCGCAGCTTTCGCCGGAGGAGGTTCTGCTCTACGGCCTGCATACGGTTCGCGCCGCCCTCGACAACCCGGCGCGCCAGATCGTTCGCCTCAGCGTGACGCAAAACGCTGCTGCGCGCCTGGAGCTTGACGACCTTTCGGCGCTTCCCTTCCCCGTCGAAACGGTGACGCCGCAGGACCTCGACAGGATTCTCGGCCCCGATGCGATCCACCAGGGCGTAATGCTCGAAACGCGCCCCTTGCCGCATCGCCGGCTCGAAGCGCTTCGCGACTGCCCGCTGATTCTCGTGCTCGACCAGGTGACTGATCCGCACAATGTCGGCGCCATCATGCGCTCCGCCGTCGCCTTCGACGCAGGCGCGCTGATTACCACCATGCGCCACAGCCCGACCGAATCGGGCGTTCTTGCCAAATCCGCCTCGGGCGCGCTGGAAATGATCCCCTATATCCAGATCACCAATCTTGGCGACGCCATCGAGGAACTCCACCGGCTGGGTTTCCAGACGATCGGCCTCGATTCGGAAGGACCGCAACCGCTCGAAGGTACATTCAGCGGTGAGAAGATCGCGCTCGTTCTCGGCTCCGAGGGCAAGGGACTGCGGCAGAAGACCCGTTCGATCGTGACGGATCTCGCCCGGCTCGACATGCCCGGCGCGATCAAGTCGCTGAACGTATCGAACGCGGCGGCAATCGCCATGTACGCGGCGCGCCAGTTCCTGAATCGCTGA